In Lachnospiraceae bacterium, one DNA window encodes the following:
- the rlmD gene encoding 23S rRNA (uracil(1939)-C(5))-methyltransferase RlmD: protein MQEKNVQGKKKQEKKVQGNRSQENRIQGKRVQEGKKQGSPKRENKRPESRAVKGVKPEQKQRSEQKQRTEQKQRSEQKQKAAKFGKPVLKQQSGQNVEKGKKNAKKSMCPVMRQCGGCQMLDMPYAEQLKTKRKRLETLLKGICPVKDMIGMEDPFYYRNKVHAVFDRDRRGNIISGIYQENTHNVVPVEKCMIEDQKADEIIGTIRGMLKSFKIRTFDEDTGYGLLRHVLIRRGFESGEIMVVLVTASPVFPSKNNFVKALREKHPEITTIVQNINGRGTSMVLGEKEHVLYGKGYIVDTLCGCSFRISSRSFYQVNPVQTEKLYTKALELAGLTGKETVVDAYCGIGTIGIIASKKAQNVIGVELNQDAVRDAINNAKMNQISNIRFFCNDAGRFLVNMAEAGEKADVVIMDPPRSGSTEEFMDSIAKMGAKKVVYVSCNPETLARDLAYMKKLGYKAKEAVGFDMFPATEHVETICSLTRIK from the coding sequence ATGCAGGAAAAAAACGTGCAGGGAAAGAAAAAACAGGAAAAGAAAGTTCAAGGGAATAGATCCCAGGAAAATAGAATACAGGGAAAACGAGTACAGGAAGGAAAAAAACAGGGAAGCCCCAAAAGGGAAAATAAAAGACCGGAAAGCAGAGCTGTGAAAGGGGTAAAGCCAGAGCAGAAGCAAAGGTCAGAGCAGAAGCAGAGAACAGAGCAGAAGCAAAGGTCAGAGCAGAAACAGAAGGCGGCAAAGTTTGGAAAGCCGGTTCTGAAACAGCAGTCTGGCCAGAACGTGGAAAAGGGAAAGAAGAACGCTAAAAAGAGCATGTGTCCTGTTATGCGTCAGTGTGGCGGATGTCAGATGCTGGATATGCCTTATGCAGAGCAGTTAAAGACGAAAAGAAAGCGTCTGGAAACATTGTTGAAGGGAATCTGTCCTGTAAAAGACATGATAGGAATGGAAGATCCGTTTTATTATAGAAACAAAGTTCATGCTGTATTTGATAGGGATAGAAGGGGCAATATTATTTCCGGTATTTATCAGGAAAATACCCATAATGTAGTACCTGTGGAGAAGTGCATGATCGAGGACCAGAAGGCAGATGAGATCATTGGCACTATTCGCGGTATGTTAAAGTCCTTTAAGATCCGTACATTTGATGAAGATACTGGTTATGGCTTGCTGCGCCATGTGCTGATCCGCAGAGGCTTTGAAAGTGGGGAGATCATGGTGGTACTGGTAACAGCTTCCCCTGTATTTCCGTCAAAGAATAATTTCGTAAAGGCATTAAGAGAGAAACATCCGGAGATCACCACCATTGTCCAGAATATCAATGGACGGGGAACCAGCATGGTACTGGGGGAAAAGGAGCATGTGCTGTATGGAAAAGGATATATTGTGGATACGCTGTGCGGCTGTAGCTTCCGTATTTCTTCCCGTTCTTTCTATCAGGTAAATCCGGTCCAGACGGAGAAATTGTATACAAAGGCTCTGGAGCTGGCTGGACTGACTGGAAAAGAGACGGTTGTGGATGCGTATTGTGGTATAGGAACTATTGGTATTATTGCAAGCAAAAAGGCCCAAAATGTGATTGGCGTGGAATTAAACCAGGATGCAGTCCGGGATGCCATCAACAACGCCAAAATGAACCAGATATCCAATATCCGTTTCTTCTGCAATGATGCCGGCCGTTTCCTGGTCAATATGGCAGAGGCTGGTGAAAAAGCCGACGTAGTCATCATGGATCCCCCGAGAAGCGGAAGTACCGAAGAGTTCATGGATTCCATTGCAAAGATGGGAGCGAAAAAAGTAGTTTATGTTTCCTGCAACCCAGAGACATTGGCAAGAGATCTGGCTTATATGAAGAAGCTGGGGTATAAGGCGAAGGAAGCAGTAGGATTTGATATGTTTCCGGCTACGGAGCATGTGGAAACAATTTGCAGTTTAACCCGCATAAAATAA
- a CDS encoding IS256 family transposase — MAVAKEQIRQIISENNINSVADIYTLLKDSFKDILQELMEAELDATLGCEKNHKGDLQTDNKRNGHSTKNLKSQYGEFQIDVPRDRNGEFEPKLIPKYQRDISGIEEKVISLYARGMSTRDIHDQLQDLYGIELSAEMVSKITDKILPQVKEWQSRPLNPVYPFVFMDCIHYKVREDGRILSRAAYVVLGVTVEGYKDILSITVGANETSKFWLGMLNDLKNRGVKDVLFFCVDGLPGFKEAIQAVYPQAEIQRCVIHMLRNSFKYVNYNDLKKFSSDFKEVYNAPNETAALTELENMKEKWGKKYPYAISNWENNWEDVSSFFQFSNDIRRIMYTTNIIEGLNRQYRKVTKTKSVFPSDSALEKMLYLASENVVKKWTQRYRNWDQVLNQLIVLYGERLTAYL, encoded by the coding sequence ATGGCAGTTGCAAAAGAACAAATTCGACAGATCATCTCAGAAAACAACATTAATAGCGTTGCAGATATATACACGCTTCTGAAAGACAGTTTCAAGGATATCCTGCAGGAGCTGATGGAGGCAGAACTGGATGCAACTCTTGGCTGCGAGAAAAACCATAAGGGAGATCTACAGACAGACAATAAAAGAAATGGTCATTCTACAAAAAACTTAAAGAGTCAATACGGTGAATTTCAAATCGACGTACCAAGAGACCGTAACGGTGAGTTTGAACCAAAACTCATCCCTAAATACCAGAGAGATATTTCCGGGATTGAGGAAAAAGTGATATCTTTATATGCCCGTGGTATGAGTACACGTGACATCCACGACCAGCTCCAGGATCTTTATGGAATTGAGCTATCAGCTGAAATGGTCAGCAAGATCACAGACAAAATACTTCCTCAGGTTAAGGAATGGCAGTCCCGTCCTCTGAACCCGGTTTATCCGTTTGTCTTTATGGACTGTATTCATTATAAAGTACGTGAGGATGGCAGAATCCTGAGTCGTGCTGCGTATGTAGTTCTTGGCGTTACAGTGGAGGGATACAAAGATATCCTCAGCATCACAGTAGGCGCAAATGAAACCAGCAAATTCTGGCTTGGGATGCTTAATGATCTTAAGAACCGCGGAGTAAAAGATGTCCTTTTCTTCTGCGTGGATGGTCTTCCGGGTTTTAAAGAAGCTATTCAGGCAGTTTATCCGCAGGCAGAGATCCAGAGATGTGTGATCCATATGCTACGCAATTCTTTCAAATATGTAAATTATAATGATCTGAAAAAGTTTTCCTCGGATTTCAAAGAAGTGTACAATGCTCCGAACGAAACAGCCGCTTTAACAGAGCTGGAAAACATGAAAGAAAAATGGGGGAAGAAATATCCGTACGCGATCAGTAACTGGGAAAATAATTGGGAAGATGTAAGTTCCTTTTTTCAGTTTTCTAATGATATCAGACGCATTATGTACACGACAAATATCATAGAAGGATTGAACCGCCAGTATCGGAAAGTCACGAAAACGAAAAGCGTATTCCCAAGCGATTCTGCATTGGAAAAGATGCTGTATCTTGCCAGCGAGAACGTAGTCAAAAAGTGGACGCAGAGATACCGGAACTGGGATCAGGTATTGAATCAGCTGATAGTCCTTTACGGAGAACGGCTTACTGCTTATCTGTAA
- a CDS encoding IS4 family transposase, translating into MKHSQKRTFMDIEKMSSDEFKAFCRSGNKNHFTRIRKMPLQDLLFTMINRKGLTLALELRNYMKLAHPGVSISKPGYLKQRMKLNPDAFLELYKYHNRNFYADSIFSTYKDHLILAADGSDINIPTTAETLKLYGSASRKNTKPQAQIGLGCIYDVMNRMILESDCNKVKFNEMRLAKKQMERIPETIGNIPYIIIMDRGYPSTPAFIHMMDKDIKFIVRLKSSDYKKEQSSLAENDQLVKIKLDKSRIRHYEGTPDGERMKELGEISLRMVKILLENGSLEVLATNLPQTEFHTEEIKELYHMRWGIETAYETLKSRLQLENFTGTKPILLLQDIYSTIYLSNLAEDIILDTERELDQKEANRKHKMMINQIVSIGILKNDLIYILLETDDQKRNILFQQIYEDISKNLVPIRPDRHYIRTNGRLAGKYSNTHKRAY; encoded by the coding sequence ATGAAACATTCTCAGAAACGTACATTCATGGATATAGAAAAAATGAGTTCTGATGAATTTAAGGCATTTTGCCGATCAGGTAATAAAAATCATTTTACCAGAATTCGAAAAATGCCTCTTCAGGATCTTCTTTTCACAATGATAAACAGAAAGGGGCTGACGTTGGCATTGGAACTGAGAAATTATATGAAACTTGCTCATCCTGGTGTGTCTATTTCAAAACCAGGATATCTGAAACAGCGTATGAAACTTAATCCAGATGCTTTTTTAGAATTATATAAATATCATAACCGTAACTTTTATGCAGATTCCATCTTTTCAACTTACAAAGATCATTTAATATTAGCCGCTGACGGCTCAGATATTAATATTCCTACCACTGCTGAAACACTGAAACTGTACGGTTCTGCAAGCCGAAAAAATACAAAGCCCCAAGCTCAAATAGGATTAGGCTGTATTTATGATGTAATGAATCGTATGATACTGGAGAGTGACTGTAATAAGGTGAAATTTAATGAAATGCGCCTGGCCAAAAAACAGATGGAGCGAATACCGGAAACAATAGGCAACATTCCCTACATTATTATCATGGACAGAGGCTATCCTTCTACGCCAGCGTTTATACATATGATGGATAAGGATATTAAATTTATCGTACGTTTAAAAAGCAGTGATTACAAAAAAGAGCAAAGCAGTTTAGCAGAAAATGACCAGCTAGTTAAAATAAAACTTGATAAGTCAAGGATCAGACACTACGAGGGGACACCGGATGGAGAACGTATGAAAGAACTCGGTGAAATTTCATTGCGTATGGTAAAAATCCTATTAGAAAACGGAAGTTTAGAAGTTTTAGCTACAAATCTTCCACAAACTGAATTTCATACAGAAGAAATCAAAGAATTATATCATATGAGGTGGGGAATAGAGACTGCGTATGAAACACTAAAGAGTCGGTTGCAGTTAGAAAATTTTACAGGTACAAAACCCATTCTGTTATTACAAGATATATACAGCACTATATATCTGAGCAATTTAGCCGAAGATATCATATTAGACACAGAGCGTGAACTGGATCAGAAAGAAGCAAACAGAAAACATAAAATGATGATCAATCAGATTGTCAGTATTGGAATCTTAAAAAATGATCTGATTTATATACTTCTTGAAACGGATGATCAAAAGAGAAATATATTATTTCAGCAAATATACGAAGATATCAGTAAGAATCTTGTTCCTATTCGTCCTGATCGGCATTATATCAGAACGAATGGGCGGTTAGCAGGAAAATATTCGAATACCCATAAAAGAGCGTACTGA
- a CDS encoding DUF1344 domain-containing protein, with protein MKKRNLIAVLMMTAALAAGCGAKADTTTAAPTQAETTQAETTQSETIQSESQKTEEKTESVTGKIEEIKDFMFTIESDKGIYAMTFDTAPEGLSDVKEGDEVTVTYTGELSEVDAFTGTIISVEKAN; from the coding sequence ATGAAAAAAAGAAATCTTATTGCAGTTTTGATGATGACCGCGGCTTTGGCTGCTGGATGCGGTGCCAAGGCTGATACAACCACAGCAGCGCCTACCCAGGCGGAAACGACCCAGGCAGAAACTACCCAGAGCGAGACAATTCAGTCTGAATCGCAGAAAACAGAGGAAAAAACGGAATCTGTGACAGGAAAGATTGAGGAGATCAAGGATTTTATGTTCACGATCGAGAGCGATAAGGGTATCTATGCAATGACATTCGATACCGCACCGGAAGGCTTATCAGATGTTAAAGAAGGAGATGAGGTAACGGTAACCTATACGGGAGAGCTCAGCGAAGTGGATGCGTTTACAGGAACCATTATTTCTGTGGAGAAAGCAAATTAA
- the tnpA gene encoding IS200/IS605 family transposase, which yields MAKKENSLAHMKWMCKYHIVFTPKYRRKIIYNQYKADIRDIIKQLCSYKGVEIIEGHLMPDHIHMLVSIPPKISVSSFMGYLKGKSALMIFDKHANLKYKFGNRHFWAEGYYVSTVGLNEATIKKYIQEQEKHDIAMDKLSVKEYEDPFKG from the coding sequence ATGGCGAAGAAAGAAAATTCACTTGCGCATATGAAATGGATGTGCAAATATCATATCGTCTTCACACCTAAGTATAGACGAAAAATAATTTACAATCAATACAAAGCGGATATAAGAGATATTATAAAACAATTGTGTAGTTATAAAGGTGTTGAAATTATTGAGGGTCATCTAATGCCAGATCATATCCATATGTTAGTAAGTATTCCGCCAAAGATAAGTGTATCATCATTCATGGGATATTTAAAAGGGAAAAGTGCGCTTATGATATTCGATAAACACGCAAATTTAAAGTATAAATTTGGAAATCGTCATTTCTGGGCAGAAGGATATTATGTTAGCACAGTAGGATTAAATGAGGCTACAATAAAAAAATATATCCAAGAGCAGGAAAAGCATGATATAGCAATGGATAAGCTAAGTGTAAAGGAATATGAAGACCCTTTTAAGGGTTAA
- a CDS encoding extracellular solute-binding protein, with protein sequence MLPSAYSCIGITYNKTLLEEHGWSLPKSFTDLENLAAEAKEAGVQLCLAQTEYPGYGFQYMCNIADTAFSGTFQGKQWQKDHLTGKANVRDAQGMKDCMEYIQKWKDMGMFTANEKNSRSDEETRKEFMEGNTLFLLGSKKGIGETDDTGDKFGLMPYLSEDGSQNVYILNMERFYGLSKRYHR encoded by the coding sequence ATGCTTCCGTCAGCCTATAGCTGCATAGGCATCACTTATAATAAGACTTTATTGGAAGAGCATGGATGGTCTCTTCCAAAATCATTTACTGATCTGGAAAATCTGGCAGCAGAAGCGAAAGAGGCTGGAGTACAGCTGTGCCTGGCACAGACCGAATATCCGGGTTATGGTTTTCAATATATGTGCAACATTGCGGATACCGCATTTTCAGGCACTTTCCAGGGTAAGCAGTGGCAGAAGGATCATCTGACAGGAAAGGCAAATGTAAGGGATGCTCAGGGAATGAAAGATTGTATGGAATATATTCAGAAATGGAAAGATATGGGTATGTTTACTGCGAATGAAAAGAATTCTCGAAGCGATGAGGAGACCAGAAAAGAATTTATGGAAGGAAATACTTTATTTTTGCTGGGAAGTAAAAAGGGTATTGGGGAAACAGATGATACAGGGGATAAGTTTGGTCTAATGCCATATCTTTCAGAGGATGGAAGCCAGAATGTATACATTTTGAATATGGAACGTTTTTATGGTCTGAGTAAAAGGTATCACAGATAG